A stretch of the Erpetoichthys calabaricus chromosome 3, fErpCal1.3, whole genome shotgun sequence genome encodes the following:
- the LOC114648741 gene encoding calpain-5-like isoform X2, whose translation MVAATSCLATEPAVWKKVIPNYREQDWNPKHPEKYAGIFHFRFWRFGFWIDVVIDDRLPTSKGGGLLFCRSNNENEFWCALLEKAYAKLNGCYEALEGGNTAEALVDFTGGISEPVCLDQGKISEGQDERKHLYKNLMKAYSRGALISCSIRPAQGEALESQMGCGLVKGHAYGVTEVRKLRLGTGLLSFFRTSRLYMIRMRNPWGTTEWSGPWSDGSQEWNQVSKHEREKLGVTVSDDGEFWMNFDDFCSYFTDLVICRRINTSLLSFHKTWLEACLFGEWVPGQGLNNRSGGCINHRDTFLQNPQFMFEVVHKEDILFCLQQEDRRAMRKEGIGENLAIGFEVFQVEVNRKYRLHTIPPKAASSVYIDSRSVFLRTELKQGRYIVIPTTFSAGEKTKFLLRMFTETKANFREVTLDQPKPSFWRCCWGSYCRVTSIHLQSAVGLVLRGASKDPDVFAMIKCEGTSVRSTVFKSSSSPDFNLKAIFYRRNPRRPIKIEVYSKGFFRNILLGCVSVEAAVNEMGKSQVLSLQDSKRGSRATGSVLIETSSSDCLTDL comes from the exons GTGATTCCAAATTACAGAGAACAGGACTGGAATCCTAAGCACCCAGAAAAATATGCTGGAATTTTCCACTTTCGTTTCTGGAGGTTTGGTTTCTGGATTGATGTGGTCATTGATGATCGCCTACCCACAAGCAAAGGAGGAGGATTGTTGTTCTGCCGATCTAACAATGAAAATGAGTTCTGGTGTGCACTGCTGGAGAAAGCATATGCTAA ATTAAATGGTTGCTATGAAGCTTTGGAAGGTGGTAACACAGCAGAAGCCCTGGTTGACTTCACCGGTGGGATATCTGAACCAGTCTGCCTTGACCAAGGCAAAATTTCAGAAGGTCAAGATGAAAGAAAACATCTCTacaagaatctgatgaaagcttaTTCTAGAGGTGCCCTAATCAGCTGCTCCATTCGA CCAGCACAAGGGGAAGCCCTTGAATCCCAGATGGGTTGTGGCCTGGTCAAAGGTCACGCATATGGTGTTACGGAGGTTAGAAAATTACGACTCGGTACTGGTCTGTTGTCATTTTTTAGGACAAGTCGTCTGTATATGATTCGCATGCGCAATCCTTGGGGGACAACAGAATGGAGTGGACCATGGAGTGATGG GTCACAAGAGTGGAATCAAGTCAGCAAACATGAGAGAGAAAAGCTGGGTGTGACCGTCAGCGATGATGGAGAGTTCTG GATGAACTTCGATGATTTCTGCTCTTACTTCACTGACTTGGTGATTTGCCGTCGGATCAATACCTCTTTGCTCAGTTTCCACAAGACATGGCTGGAGGCATGCCTCTTTGGGGAGTGGGTCCCTGGCCAGGGTCTCAACAACCGAAGTGGAGGTTGTATAAACCACCGCGATACTTTTTTACAGAACCCGCAG TTTATGTTTGAGGTGGTCCACAAGGAAGACATTTTATTCTGCCTGCAGCAGGAAGACAGACGAGCAATGAGGAAGGAAGGGATAGGAGAGAACCTGGCCATTGGCTTTGAAGTCTTCCAA GTGGAAGTGAATCGTAAGTACCGGCTCCACACCATTCCACCAAAGGCTGCAAGTTCTGTCTACATTGACTCGAGGAGTGTGTTTCTGAGAACAGAACTGAAGCAGGGCAGATACATAGTCATTCCAACCACTTTTTCAGCTGGGGAAAAGACCAAATTCCTACTGAGGATGTTTACAGAGACAAAAGCCAATTTCAG GGAGGTGACCCTGGATCAGCCAAAACCTTCCTTTTGGCGCTGCTGTTGGGGATCTTATTGCCGTGTCACATCCATTCACCTTCAAAGTGCTGTTGGATTGGTGCTACGAGGAGCAAGCAAAG ACCCAGATGTGTTTGCCATGATCAAGTGTGAAGGAACCTCAGTAAGGTCAACCGTATTTAAATCTTCAAGCAGCCCTGATTTCAATCTTAAAGCCATCTTTTACCGAAGAAACCCCCGTCGACCAATCAAGATTGAG GTCTATTCCAAAGGTTTCTTCAGGAACATCCTACTGGGATGTGTTTCAGTGGAGGCTGCTGTTAACGAAATGGGGAAAAGCCAAGTGCTGAGTCTGCAGGACAGCAAAAGAGGTAGCAGAGCAACAGGCTCCGTCCTCATCGAGACCTCTTCCAGTGACTGTCTGACAGATTTATGA